A window of Syntrophales bacterium genomic DNA:
TTTACAAGCGCTTGTTCCAGGCTCTGCATGTCGGGAAAGTAACGGTTGTGTGTTACCCGACGACGTGTAATTCTCCAGATGCGCTCGATAGGATTGAGTTCCGGTGAGTAGGGAGGCAGAAAGGCTAATTGGATTCGGTTCTGATTTCTGGAGAAGAAATCTTTCAAAGCCCGAGCTTTGTGATAAGAAACATTGTCCAGAATTAAAAGCAATTTCCCTTTGGTATGTCGCAGTAAATAGACGATGAAATCGTGAAACGTTTCGGTATTGAAAGGATCCGCCGGTTGGGTCAAGAGACGACCGGTTCGCAGACTGACTGCGCCGAAGAAGCCGATTTTCTGTCGGGTAGAGGGGGAAAGGACTCGGGGTTGTTTTCCCTTGGGAGCCCAGGTGCGAATGAGACTGCTGGCTCTTTGAAAATGAACTTCGTCTTCGGCCCACACCTCGATACTGGGATCTTTCATCCATGTTTGGAATTTTTTTTAAAGAGTTCTTGTTTCTCTGGGTTAGCTTCGGCAGCCAGCCGCCGAGGTCTCTGTAGCGTGAATTCCAAGTGGTGGAAAAGGTTTTGACACTGTCTAACCTGTAACTGTATCGAAAACTGTTTGTGGATATGATGGGAAAGCAATAGTCCATCCCATATGTTTTGGTCATAACCGAATTCCCGGGGTGAACGCAATAAATGTTGGTGCAATTCTTTTTGTTGGAACAACGACATGCGACCGGGACGGCCAGGGCGTTTTCCCTCTGATAGTCCGGCAAAGCCATGGGTTGTGAATTGGTGAATCCAGTTTTCCACACTGCGGGGAGAGTGGTTGTAAAACTTAGCCGCTTCATAACAGCTGTCTCCTTTAAGAACGTGATGAACAACATGGAGTCGGTGGTAATATCTACTCTCGGCCGTATGGGATATTTCATCTTCCACTGCTGCCAGAAATGTTTCAACATCTGGAATCTCAATCCGCTTCATCGGAACAGCCCTCCTTTCTACACCTGTTCCGATTATAGCATAAACCCTATATTATGCGCAAGTATTTAATGCGTTACATATATATGTGTGCAGTCCCGAGGTGCGATGTAAACGGACAAATATTTGTTGAGGCGGCACATATTAAGCCAGACAATGTTCCCGATGGAACCATTCCGCACAGAGCGCATGTTTTGAACGGCCTTTGTTTGTGCAGACATTGCCATGTCGCGTTCGATAAAGGATACTTTTCCTTAACCGATAATCACAGAATTATAATATCGGAAAAATTTGATGATATACCCAATCAAAACCTGAAAGCCGTTATAATCTCAAGCTCAAATATCCAAATCAAGAACAGAAT
This region includes:
- a CDS encoding IS630 family transposase, which translates into the protein MKDPSIEVWAEDEVHFQRASSLIRTWAPKGKQPRVLSPSTRQKIGFFGAVSLRTGRLLTQPADPFNTETFHDFIVYLLRHTKGKLLLILDNVSYHKARALKDFFSRNQNRIQLAFLPPYSPELNPIERIWRITRRRVTHNRYFPDMQSLEQALVNRFAQWDHPNETLRILCASI
- a CDS encoding winged helix-turn-helix domain-containing protein, translated to MKRIEIPDVETFLAAVEDEISHTAESRYYHRLHVVHHVLKGDSCYEAAKFYNHSPRSVENWIHQFTTHGFAGLSEGKRPGRPGRMSLFQQKELHQHLLRSPREFGYDQNIWDGLLLSHHIHKQFSIQLQVRQCQNLFHHLEFTLQRPRRLAAEANPEKQELFKKNSKHG